A genomic stretch from Setaria viridis chromosome 1, Setaria_viridis_v4.0, whole genome shotgun sequence includes:
- the LOC117854248 gene encoding uncharacterized protein, translated as MGIDRSRLCPSKAPFHNIVPGKRAMPLGQIDLPLKLPRPNGIITVGTSFQKAYECDVECYEYAAAITCAEDPAVQLAESAEDPPDSKQSDTSFKATEGVKEVPVDPCSSNGRTIRIGATLSPK; from the exons atggggatcgaccgctcccgcctctgcCCCAGCAAGGCACCATTCCACAACATCGTGCCGGGGAAACGGGCGATGCCTCTTGGgcaaatcgacctgccc ctcaagctaccAAGGCCCAACGGGATCATCACCGTTGGCACGTCcttccagaaggcgtacgagtgcgatgtAGAGTGCTACGAGTatgccgcagccatcacctgcGCGGAGGACCccgcggtccagctcgcggagagcGCCGAGGACCCACCCGACTCCAAGCAATCCGACACCTCCTTCAAAGCCACCGAAGGTGTCAAGGAGGTCCCCGTTGACCCCTGCAGTTCCAATGGCAGGACCAtacggataggcgctaccctatctcccaaatag
- the LOC117854256 gene encoding uncharacterized protein, translating to MTAYCNEVCKLEDKFNGLELNHVARCFNEAADELAKAASDRKPIPDGIFVSYQYKPSICYREPGKVGDTPPAPDSGANLGEVGNAPPIPDSDADPGKVGDSLSGLDPEADPFDLEVMEIDANPAEGPDPPPDWRAPYLDYLIREMLPMNKTEVL from the exons atgacGGCATACTGCAACGAAGTCtgcaagctcgaagacaagttcaacggactagagctcaaccacgttgCAAGAtgtttcaacgaggcagctgacgaactggcgaaggcggcatccgaCCGAAAGCCCATCCCCGACGGCATCTTTGTCAGCTACCAATACAAGCCCTCAATCTGTTACAGGGAGCCAGGAAAGGTTGGCGACACGCCACCTGCCCCGGACTCGGGCGCCAACCTGGGAGAGGTGGGCAATGCGCCACCTATCCCGGACTCGGACGCCGACCCTGGAAAGGTTGGCGACTCTCTATCTGGCCTGGACCCGGAGGCCGATCCCTTCGACCTTGAAGTCATGGAGATCGATGCAAACCCAGCAGAGGGGCCCGACCCTccgcctgactggagagccccgtacctcgactacctcatccgtGAGATGCTCCCGATGAACAAGACGGAG GTGCTctag